The Eubacteriaceae bacterium Marseille-Q4139 genome has a window encoding:
- a CDS encoding TetR/AcrR family transcriptional regulator C-terminal domain-containing protein — MNQTTSKTSVSARRTYLLLSRTLFGLMADSPFERITLTDICNASLVPRSTFYRYFEDKYDLLHCCLRGLVDEVGLTEDVICFKNRESIRDFLMVLIRHINENMKQYRKIYGANQDGELMKILQNGLRQILTEKLEEAEEKGYRSKIPHPIFASLLADFYFGIIKCYLEMADQYDTETFIENVCLFSERDFFETEGGR, encoded by the coding sequence ATGAATCAGACAACATCGAAAACCAGCGTCTCCGCACGCCGGACATATCTTCTCTTAAGCCGCACCCTGTTTGGGCTCATGGCCGATTCGCCCTTTGAGCGGATCACCCTGACGGATATCTGCAATGCCTCCCTGGTGCCGCGTTCCACCTTTTACCGATATTTTGAAGACAAGTATGACCTGCTCCACTGCTGCCTCCGCGGCCTCGTCGACGAGGTAGGGCTCACAGAAGACGTCATCTGCTTCAAAAACCGGGAATCCATCCGCGATTTCCTCATGGTTTTAATCCGTCACATCAACGAAAACATGAAACAGTACCGGAAAATCTACGGGGCGAACCAGGACGGGGAGCTGATGAAAATTCTCCAGAATGGCCTGCGCCAGATCCTCACAGAAAAGCTGGAGGAAGCCGAAGAAAAGGGATACCGCTCCAAAATCCCGCATCCGATCTTTGCCTCCCTGCTGGCGGATTTCTACTTCGGGATTATCAAATGCTACCTGGAGATGGCCGATCAATATGATACGGAGACTTTTATTGAGAATGTATGCCTGTTTTCCGAGCGGGATTTTTTTGAGACGGAAGGCGGCCGTTAG
- a CDS encoding radical SAM protein, giving the protein MQYEGQICRPPMERASFMLPVTVGCSYNQCTFCTLFKHLNFRVLPLAQVEAELGRVRALNGSPKRVFLGDGNACQLPFEHLCEILRLIHQYFPDCTSIGMDATVTDVSKKSGEELKRLRENGLDIVYVGIESGLEDVLLHLKKDHGLRAAYEQTARLKEAGIAYGAHLMLGTAGAGRGLENAEKTAEFINRTGPERIINTTMFIHRRAPLFKEIEDGSFVPALELESLLEERRLMEKISVPIKMYDGFHDVIEVRTRGRLPEDREKMLSHLDEAIRREEANPKREAVFFD; this is encoded by the coding sequence ATGCAATACGAAGGTCAAATCTGCCGCCCGCCCATGGAACGGGCCTCGTTCATGCTGCCGGTGACAGTCGGATGTTCTTATAACCAGTGTACCTTCTGTACACTTTTCAAGCACCTGAATTTCCGTGTCCTGCCCCTTGCCCAGGTGGAGGCGGAGCTGGGGCGCGTGCGGGCGCTAAACGGATCGCCGAAGCGGGTGTTTTTGGGAGACGGGAACGCGTGCCAGCTTCCGTTTGAGCACCTGTGTGAGATTTTAAGGCTGATCCATCAGTATTTCCCGGACTGTACGTCCATCGGCATGGATGCCACGGTCACGGATGTGAGTAAAAAAAGCGGGGAAGAACTGAAACGTCTCAGGGAAAATGGTCTGGACATCGTCTATGTGGGGATTGAAAGCGGGCTGGAGGACGTCCTTCTGCACCTTAAAAAGGATCACGGCCTGCGGGCCGCCTACGAGCAGACGGCAAGGCTTAAGGAGGCGGGCATCGCCTACGGCGCCCATTTGATGCTCGGGACGGCGGGAGCCGGCCGCGGCCTTGAAAACGCGGAAAAAACAGCGGAGTTCATCAATCGGACAGGGCCGGAGCGGATCATCAACACGACTATGTTCATCCACCGGCGGGCGCCGCTTTTTAAGGAGATCGAGGACGGAAGCTTTGTTCCGGCTTTGGAACTGGAAAGCCTTTTGGAGGAACGGCGCCTCATGGAGAAAATTTCTGTTCCCATCAAGATGTACGACGGCTTTCACGATGTGATTGAGGTTCGGACGCGCGGGCGGCTTCCCGAAGACCGGGAAAAGATGTTATCCCATCTGGACGAGGCCATCCGGCGGGAGGAAGCGAACCCGAAGAGAGAGGCTGTTTTCTTTGACTGA
- a CDS encoding ATP-grasp domain-containing protein, whose protein sequence is MINSFIISTVYLEGSISKARERGLYTIVTDDQELSASPAKKSADEIWDISTADVDCLEKRCREEGVEAVICGVSEFNLDRCLELTDHLGLPWYFTAEAWSYSRNKIKFKQACRETGLPTAEDFPVPENLEDWSEITFPVVVKPADMCANRGLSFCNCREELPAACRNAESLSPSGKILVEKKIQGKEFLAYYAMAEGECSLVSLSAAYFQPGKPSFCYSINTSVVSDLARYIETTDRKAAEMLKHIGCREGFGWIQFMMDEAGTFYAIEMGYRLPGDSGYIPFYEACGFDAVDWLLDCSLGIRHTKEELPVPLRVPFEKPACSYVLWSDCGGTVTEVSGFDKLSDIPGVLLEINVHKGDRIEPFQQLANVVFSSGCCEEMCSRLKEVNDVVSVRCQGEDGESRDVLIRYTDYEFLMETDRKGRK, encoded by the coding sequence TTGATAAACAGTTTTATTATTTCAACTGTCTACCTAGAAGGGAGCATATCAAAGGCCAGAGAGCGGGGGCTTTATACGATTGTAACTGATGACCAAGAGCTGTCGGCCTCCCCAGCGAAAAAATCGGCGGATGAAATCTGGGATATTTCCACGGCAGATGTGGATTGTCTGGAAAAACGCTGTCGGGAAGAAGGCGTGGAAGCAGTCATCTGCGGTGTCAGCGAGTTTAATCTGGATCGCTGCCTGGAACTTACCGACCATTTGGGACTTCCCTGGTATTTTACCGCGGAGGCATGGAGCTATTCCAGGAATAAGATAAAATTTAAGCAGGCGTGCAGAGAAACGGGACTTCCCACGGCAGAGGACTTCCCTGTCCCGGAGAATCTGGAAGACTGGAGCGAAATCACATTTCCGGTGGTTGTCAAGCCGGCAGATATGTGTGCGAACCGCGGCCTGTCATTTTGTAATTGCAGAGAGGAACTGCCTGCTGCATGCAGGAACGCCGAAAGTCTGTCTCCCAGCGGAAAAATTCTTGTAGAGAAAAAGATACAGGGGAAAGAGTTTCTTGCGTACTATGCAATGGCTGAGGGGGAGTGCTCCCTTGTTTCGCTTTCCGCAGCTTATTTTCAGCCCGGGAAGCCAAGCTTCTGTTATTCGATCAATACATCGGTTGTCAGCGACTTAGCCAGATATATCGAAACGACGGATCGGAAGGCTGCGGAAATGTTAAAGCATATCGGGTGTCGGGAGGGGTTTGGCTGGATCCAGTTTATGATGGACGAAGCAGGAACCTTTTATGCCATTGAAATGGGATACCGCCTGCCAGGAGACTCCGGATATATACCGTTTTATGAGGCCTGCGGCTTTGACGCTGTCGACTGGCTGCTGGACTGTTCTCTGGGGATACGCCATACGAAAGAGGAGCTTCCGGTGCCTTTGAGAGTTCCATTTGAAAAGCCGGCCTGTTCGTATGTTCTCTGGTCAGATTGCGGGGGAACAGTTACGGAAGTCTCCGGCTTTGACAAGCTGTCAGATATTCCAGGGGTTCTGCTTGAGATTAACGTCCATAAGGGTGACAGGATCGAGCCATTCCAGCAACTTGCAAATGTTGTTTTCAGCAGCGGCTGCTGTGAGGAGATGTGCAGCCGTTTAAAAGAAGTTAATGACGTTGTTTCTGTACGGTGCCAGGGAGAGGACGGAGAAAGCAGAGACGTGCTGATCCGTTATACGGATTATGAGTTTTTAATGGAAACGGACAGAAAAGGAAGAAAATAG
- a CDS encoding transposase: MRKYSAEDKLRMVKLILEAKHSITSVSTGEGIHPTTLEEWIRNYQSMGSETFYNKGWTKRTSAEKEIAVQEYLSGLGSLRDICKKYKISSTRTLRQWIALYNGHKELKASRTGGCSLMTKGRKTTFEERVEIASYCISHGHNYAETSENFKVSYQQARNYTIKYETGGVPALQDNRGKRKSEDSLTEVEKLQAELKLEKAKRQRAEMELSFLKKLEEIERRRG, translated from the coding sequence ATGCGTAAATATTCTGCTGAAGATAAATTACGAATGGTAAAGCTTATTTTGGAAGCTAAACATAGTATTACATCTGTATCAACAGGCGAAGGAATTCATCCTACTACTTTAGAAGAATGGATTCGTAATTATCAGTCTATGGGTTCAGAAACCTTTTACAACAAAGGATGGACCAAAAGAACTTCTGCCGAGAAAGAGATTGCCGTACAAGAGTATCTTTCTGGTCTTGGTTCACTACGTGATATTTGTAAAAAATATAAAATTTCCAGTACTCGTACACTCAGGCAATGGATTGCGCTGTATAATGGTCATAAGGAACTGAAGGCTTCCAGAACAGGAGGATGTAGTCTTATGACCAAAGGAAGAAAAACAACGTTTGAAGAAAGAGTGGAAATTGCATCCTACTGCATTTCCCATGGCCATAACTATGCTGAAACATCAGAAAACTTTAAGGTGTCCTATCAGCAGGCACGAAATTACACTATCAAATACGAAACAGGCGGAGTTCCTGCATTACAGGATAACCGCGGCAAAAGAAAATCGGAAGATTCTCTTACAGAGGTGGAAAAGCTTCAAGCGGAGTTGAAACTGGAAAAAGCCAAACGGCAACGTGCAGAAATGGAGTTATCATTCTTAAAAAAATTAGAGGAAATCGAAAGGAGGCGGGGCTGA
- a CDS encoding IS3 family transposase has product MRGNRKEAGLSLIRHEHIYQAVKEEQKEHDYPIQELCKIGGVSRAAYYKWLNHEMSENEQENRKIAELIEKIHIESPDKGYRRIRDELERYHDIDVNDKRVLRICRKLGIKSTIKYANDSCTRQAANPQYIAENILNREFTAEAPNEKWLTDVTEFHYYIGNEKHKVYLSAILDLYDRRIVSYRIGDSNSNALVFDTFDDAVKDNPDAHPMFHSDRGFQYTNRAFHAKLEAAGMMQSMSRVAKCIDNGPMEGFWGILKRERYYGKRFMDRESLVVMIEKYINYYNNRRLQRKLGIVTPMEKHEKYLQAA; this is encoded by the coding sequence ATTAGAGGAAATCGAAAGGAGGCGGGGCTGAGCCTGATCCGCCACGAGCATATCTATCAGGCTGTCAAAGAAGAACAGAAAGAACACGATTATCCGATACAGGAGCTTTGTAAGATTGGCGGTGTTTCAAGGGCGGCTTATTACAAATGGCTGAACCATGAAATGTCAGAGAATGAACAGGAAAACCGAAAAATTGCGGAACTGATAGAAAAAATCCACATAGAATCACCTGATAAGGGTTATCGCAGAATCCGTGATGAGTTGGAGCGTTACCATGACATTGATGTAAATGATAAACGTGTTTTGCGCATCTGCCGGAAACTTGGTATCAAATCCACCATTAAATATGCAAACGATAGCTGTACAAGACAGGCTGCAAATCCACAGTACATAGCCGAAAATATCCTGAATCGTGAATTTACGGCAGAAGCTCCGAATGAAAAGTGGTTGACCGATGTAACGGAATTTCATTACTATATCGGAAATGAAAAGCACAAGGTATATTTAAGTGCAATTCTTGACCTGTATGACCGAAGAATCGTATCCTACCGTATTGGAGACAGTAATAGTAATGCATTAGTGTTTGATACCTTTGATGATGCAGTCAAAGATAATCCTGATGCACATCCAATGTTTCACAGTGACAGAGGCTTTCAATACACCAATAGAGCCTTTCATGCAAAACTTGAAGCAGCAGGGATGATGCAGAGCATGTCCAGAGTAGCAAAGTGTATCGATAATGGACCAATGGAAGGATTCTGGGGAATTCTAAAACGGGAGCGTTATTATGGTAAACGATTTATGGACAGAGAATCACTGGTGGTCATGATAGAGAAATATATCAATTACTATAACAACAGACGTTTGCAGAGGAAGCTTGGTATAGTAACACCAATGGAGAAACACGAAAAATATTTACAGGCAGCGTAA
- a CDS encoding ATP-grasp domain-containing protein — protein sequence METALKLAERLGLPFYISPRAWSYVHDKLEFRKMCKKHGLPVAEEFSEENFPTESDCPVIVKPADNCFNRGITICEHIDKFGEACRLARENSPTGKIVIEKYIRGNQFNTSYIIVDGHPELISLSETRVNPDESTMCYCLSYSRTEWEAVYLEKYDKKVRKLLKDIGFANGIAFFQTIADKETGKIYFLEVNSRLDGLGLFNMLKEAIGVDQIKLITDISLDGKTDLTIVPYQTGGRVLCTYCIWSHKPCVIASIRGVQELSAHLEHLYLHMNCYEGMRLEEQKEKGNLLFTINFSTATKEQMIEKLRYINRTVSVLDTEGEDIMVRYNGPEIQENQPS from the coding sequence TTGGAGACTGCCCTGAAGCTGGCAGAGCGTCTCGGGCTTCCGTTTTACATTTCTCCTAGAGCCTGGAGCTATGTACATGATAAGCTGGAATTCAGGAAGATGTGTAAAAAACATGGGCTTCCTGTTGCAGAGGAGTTTTCGGAGGAAAATTTCCCAACAGAAAGCGATTGTCCTGTTATCGTGAAGCCGGCGGACAACTGTTTTAACCGGGGGATCACAATTTGTGAGCACATAGATAAATTTGGAGAGGCATGCCGGTTGGCCAGAGAAAATTCCCCTACTGGAAAGATTGTGATAGAAAAATATATCAGGGGAAATCAATTTAACACAAGCTATATAATTGTAGATGGGCATCCGGAGCTTATTTCTTTGTCGGAGACCCGGGTGAATCCGGACGAATCCACCATGTGTTATTGCCTTAGCTATTCCAGGACAGAGTGGGAAGCAGTATATCTTGAAAAGTATGACAAGAAGGTGCGGAAACTCCTGAAAGATATCGGCTTTGCGAATGGGATTGCGTTTTTCCAGACCATTGCAGATAAAGAGACAGGAAAGATATATTTTCTTGAGGTGAATAGTAGACTTGATGGCCTGGGACTTTTCAATATGCTGAAAGAAGCTATCGGTGTTGACCAGATCAAGCTGATTACGGATATATCTCTGGATGGGAAAACAGATTTGACTATTGTTCCGTATCAAACTGGCGGACGGGTTCTTTGCACTTATTGTATATGGTCTCATAAACCATGTGTAATTGCAAGTATTCGTGGAGTCCAGGAACTTTCCGCACATCTGGAACACCTGTATCTGCATATGAATTGTTATGAAGGGATGCGCCTGGAGGAACAGAAAGAAAAGGGAAATCTACTGTTTACCATCAATTTTTCAACGGCTACAAAAGAACAGATGATAGAAAAACTTCGGTATATTAACAGAACGGTATCCGTACTTGATACGGAAGGAGAAGATATCATGGTTCGTTATAATGGGCCGGAGATTCAGGAAAACCAGCCATCTTGA
- a CDS encoding WecB/TagA/CpsF family glycosyltransferase, with the protein MRICLRLNNLRGDDIVRENKEKLLNLYVDNLSQKELLFEAEKRIMGRTPSQMVFVNVDVAVKADKDEYLRKIINEADFAMVDGMPLVWISYLYGRPLKEKVSGSDFVPALCREAADKGWKIFLLGGAEGVPQRAAANLKKRIPNITICGTYSPPMQFEKDKEELAKIKRMIAEASPEILIVCFGCPKQEKFIYEHSREYGALLSICAGATVDFLAGTVKRCPRWISSIGMEWFYRFLKEPRRLFKRYFVDDLRILAMVFKYRSWGE; encoded by the coding sequence ATGAGGATTTGCTTAAGGCTGAATAATCTCAGAGGGGATGACATAGTGAGGGAAAATAAAGAGAAGCTGCTGAATTTATATGTTGATAATCTGTCGCAAAAAGAACTCCTTTTCGAGGCAGAGAAGCGGATTATGGGCAGGACGCCTTCTCAAATGGTATTTGTTAATGTGGATGTGGCGGTAAAAGCGGATAAGGACGAATATCTCAGGAAAATCATCAATGAAGCAGATTTTGCGATGGTAGATGGAATGCCGCTTGTCTGGATTTCATATTTGTATGGAAGACCATTGAAAGAGAAAGTTTCGGGCTCGGATTTTGTTCCGGCGCTTTGCCGTGAGGCTGCCGATAAAGGATGGAAAATATTTCTCTTAGGAGGGGCGGAAGGGGTACCTCAAAGGGCAGCGGCTAATCTGAAAAAACGCATACCTAATATTACAATTTGCGGGACTTACTCTCCGCCAATGCAGTTTGAAAAGGACAAAGAAGAACTGGCTAAAATAAAAAGAATGATTGCAGAAGCGTCTCCTGAGATCTTGATTGTTTGTTTTGGATGTCCCAAGCAGGAAAAGTTTATTTATGAGCACAGCAGAGAATATGGAGCTCTTTTGTCCATCTGTGCAGGGGCAACCGTAGACTTCCTGGCAGGGACAGTAAAACGCTGTCCCAGATGGATCAGCAGTATAGGAATGGAATGGTTTTACCGTTTCCTGAAAGAACCTCGCAGACTATTCAAGAGATATTTTGTGGATGATTTAAGGATTTTAGCTATGGTATTTAAATATCGGTCATGGGGAGAATAA
- a CDS encoding glycosyltransferase family 4 protein, whose product MKVLMVGVDQKVVGGMLTVSENYLKSKRFRTQTNLKYISTATRGSIPIKLLKFAGAMIRIIGLILTDKTDIVHVHMAERGSVFRKGIVIVIAKALGAKTVIHMHAGPIEEWYSRQRLPVRTLTAWIFCQADRMLVLGKNWVPFMERVMGEKNRKKVLVLHNAVHTPSENLYNNEGKNLLFYGMLTKQKGIEDLLDAFSNILDEIPEDICLMLYGDDVEGNVRERIHARSLETRVKYCGWLEKGEREKCFSETILHVLPSYSEGLPMAILETMSYGIPNVSTEVGSISEVVEDSKNGRLIQPGDVSKLSLVMKEMILCPETRKEYSDNAFMKIRNEFSFPVHLRHLISIYEDLLKAE is encoded by the coding sequence ATGAAAGTGCTAATGGTGGGAGTGGATCAGAAGGTTGTGGGCGGAATGCTCACAGTTTCAGAGAATTATCTGAAAAGCAAACGATTTCGTACGCAGACAAATCTGAAATATATATCTACTGCAACACGCGGCAGCATTCCGATAAAGCTGCTCAAATTTGCGGGCGCAATGATAAGAATCATAGGTCTGATTCTGACCGATAAAACGGATATCGTCCATGTGCATATGGCAGAAAGAGGGAGTGTTTTTCGGAAAGGAATTGTGATTGTCATTGCAAAGGCGTTGGGGGCCAAAACGGTAATTCATATGCATGCCGGCCCGATTGAAGAATGGTACAGCAGGCAGCGCCTTCCGGTAAGAACACTGACAGCATGGATTTTTTGCCAGGCAGACAGAATGCTTGTTCTGGGAAAAAACTGGGTGCCTTTTATGGAACGCGTAATGGGAGAAAAGAATCGGAAGAAAGTTTTGGTGCTTCATAATGCTGTTCATACACCATCCGAAAATCTGTATAACAATGAAGGCAAGAATCTGTTGTTTTATGGGATGCTGACGAAACAAAAAGGGATAGAAGATCTGCTGGACGCTTTTTCTAATATTCTGGACGAAATTCCGGAGGATATTTGCCTAATGCTCTATGGGGACGATGTAGAAGGCAATGTTCGGGAAAGGATTCATGCGCGCTCACTGGAGACACGAGTGAAATATTGTGGCTGGCTTGAGAAAGGAGAACGGGAAAAATGCTTTTCCGAGACCATATTGCATGTTTTGCCGTCTTACAGTGAGGGGCTGCCCATGGCAATTTTAGAAACGATGAGCTATGGAATTCCGAATGTATCAACAGAGGTGGGCTCCATTTCCGAGGTGGTTGAAGACTCAAAAAATGGGCGGTTAATACAGCCTGGAGATGTTTCCAAGCTATCTTTGGTTATGAAGGAGATGATTCTATGCCCGGAGACCAGAAAAGAGTATAGTGATAATGCTTTCATGAAAATCCGAAATGAGTTCTCATTTCCTGTTCATTTGAGGCACCTTATATCTATTTATGAGGATTTGCTTAAGGCTGAATAA
- a CDS encoding nucleotide sugar dehydrogenase, whose protein sequence is MKITVVGAGYVGLSVAVLLAQRHKVCILDILQERVEKINRRESPIQDSCIEAYLKEKTLELEATLDMARAYKDADFIVIAVPTDYSPEKNFFDTSLVETVLQQAAESNPRAALVIKSTVPVGFTQKAAEKLKGRCILFCPEFLRETKALYDNLFPSRIIIGCDKEETSEAAAAVLGDILKEGSERENVPVYYMGYSEAEAVKLFANSYLALRIAYFNEMDTYAEMKGLDTRQIIKGVCADPRIGDYYNNPSFGYGGYCLPKDTKQLVANYQDVPEKLIGAVVESNKIRTDYIAERIVELLRKDETKAEQTPNTVVGIFRLTMKSNSDNFRQSSILKVMENIKREGIAMLIYEPALRGQTDFCGCMVTADLKEFKMKSRLIVANRYDSCLDDVKHKVYTRDIFKRD, encoded by the coding sequence ATGAAGATTACAGTGGTCGGAGCAGGTTATGTGGGATTGTCGGTTGCCGTATTGCTGGCACAGCGTCATAAGGTTTGTATCCTTGATATTCTTCAGGAACGGGTGGAAAAAATTAACCGCAGAGAGTCTCCGATCCAGGATTCCTGTATTGAAGCGTATCTGAAAGAGAAAACGCTGGAATTGGAAGCAACTTTGGATATGGCCAGGGCATATAAAGATGCTGACTTTATAGTGATTGCGGTTCCTACGGATTACAGTCCGGAGAAAAACTTCTTTGATACATCATTGGTGGAGACTGTGCTCCAGCAGGCAGCCGAGAGTAATCCCAGAGCGGCTCTGGTTATAAAATCTACGGTTCCGGTAGGCTTTACTCAGAAGGCAGCAGAGAAACTGAAGGGCAGATGTATTCTGTTCTGCCCGGAATTTTTACGGGAGACGAAGGCACTGTATGATAATCTGTTTCCTTCCAGAATTATTATTGGCTGCGATAAGGAAGAAACGTCTGAAGCGGCAGCTGCCGTTTTGGGAGATATTTTGAAGGAAGGCTCAGAAAGAGAAAATGTCCCCGTCTATTATATGGGGTATTCGGAGGCAGAGGCAGTAAAGTTATTTGCTAATTCATACCTTGCTTTGCGGATCGCGTATTTTAATGAAATGGATACCTATGCAGAGATGAAGGGATTGGATACCAGGCAAATTATAAAAGGTGTCTGTGCAGATCCACGAATTGGTGATTATTACAATAATCCCAGTTTTGGCTATGGGGGGTATTGTCTTCCTAAGGATACAAAACAATTGGTGGCGAATTATCAGGATGTACCGGAGAAGTTAATAGGGGCAGTAGTGGAAAGCAATAAAATTCGGACAGATTACATCGCTGAGCGGATTGTGGAACTGCTGCGGAAAGATGAGACAAAAGCGGAGCAGACTCCAAATACTGTGGTCGGGATTTTTCGTTTAACAATGAAGAGTAATTCTGATAATTTTCGCCAGAGCAGTATTTTAAAAGTCATGGAGAACATAAAACGTGAGGGGATAGCGATGCTCATTTATGAGCCGGCGCTGAGAGGCCAGACGGACTTCTGCGGGTGTATGGTGACTGCGGATTTAAAAGAATTTAAAATGAAAAGCAGGCTGATTGTGGCAAACCGATATGACAGTTGTCTTGATGATGTGAAACATAAGGTATATACGAGGGATATTTTTAAAAGGGATTAG
- a CDS encoding GDP-mannose 4,6-dehydratase, with translation MKPRNVPLHGKRILITGAAGFIGAGLAEKICNIFPDCSLIGIDNINDYYDTHLKRGRLERLKGYACFRFVKGSISDKEFVQNIFSVYRPHVVVNLAAQAGVRYSIDFPDTYIETNIVGFFNILEACRHYPVEHLVFASSSSVYGANQKVPYSEEDQADWPVSLYAATKKSDELLANAYSRLYDIPSTGLRFFTVYGPAGRPDMAYYSFTDKMVRGETIRLFNYGKCKRDFTYIDDVTEGIIKVLQAAPEKGWDERGLSVPPYAIYNIGNSHPEDLIEFVRVLREELIRAEILDKDYDLDSHMELVPMQPGDVVVTCADTESLERDFGFRPSVPLREGLRKFAEWYYEYYMRE, from the coding sequence ATGAAACCAAGAAATGTGCCGCTTCATGGAAAGAGAATACTGATTACAGGTGCCGCAGGCTTCATTGGCGCAGGGCTCGCGGAAAAAATATGCAACATATTTCCCGACTGTTCTTTGATCGGTATAGATAATATCAATGATTATTATGATACGCATTTGAAGAGAGGCAGGCTGGAACGGCTGAAGGGTTATGCATGTTTTCGGTTTGTTAAGGGATCCATCTCCGATAAAGAATTTGTGCAGAACATATTTTCCGTGTATAGGCCTCATGTTGTGGTGAACCTGGCAGCGCAGGCCGGAGTCCGTTATTCCATTGATTTTCCGGATACTTATATTGAAACAAATATCGTGGGATTTTTTAATATATTAGAGGCGTGCCGGCATTATCCTGTTGAGCATCTTGTTTTTGCATCCAGCTCATCTGTATATGGGGCAAACCAGAAAGTACCATACTCAGAGGAGGATCAGGCGGATTGGCCTGTCAGCTTATATGCGGCGACAAAAAAGTCCGACGAGCTTTTAGCAAATGCATATTCCAGACTGTATGATATTCCGTCTACCGGGCTCCGTTTTTTTACCGTTTATGGCCCGGCCGGAAGACCAGATATGGCTTATTACAGCTTTACGGACAAGATGGTCCGGGGCGAAACGATCAGGCTTTTTAATTATGGAAAATGCAAACGAGATTTTACATATATTGATGATGTGACGGAAGGAATTATAAAAGTTCTTCAGGCAGCTCCGGAAAAGGGATGGGACGAACGCGGGCTTTCTGTTCCGCCGTATGCAATCTACAACATCGGCAACAGCCATCCGGAGGATTTAATAGAGTTTGTCAGAGTTTTGCGCGAGGAGCTGATCCGTGCAGAGATTCTGGATAAGGATTATGATCTGGATTCTCATATGGAATTGGTGCCCATGCAGCCAGGAGATGTAGTTGTCACCTGTGCAGATACGGAATCCCTGGAGAGGGATTTTGGATTTCGCCCATCGGTTCCGCTTCGGGAGGGATTGAGAAAATTTGCGGAATGGTATTATGAATATTACATGAGAGAATGA
- a CDS encoding acyltransferase produces MNRILRGLLSEKSYYAMLRHQGLHIGEGCDICRDVEFGSEPYLIWIGDHVRITSGVKFVTHDGGMWTLRGLGWLENADRFGEIRIGRNTHIGLNSILMPGVHIGENCIIGCGAVVTHDIPSGSVAVGVPARVIQTVEEYYEKNRNRCVKTKHLGAAEKRKYLEKAITSQRKTELVRKDAI; encoded by the coding sequence ATGAATCGAATATTGAGAGGTCTGCTGAGTGAAAAATCCTATTATGCGATGCTGAGACACCAGGGGCTTCATATTGGCGAAGGGTGCGATATCTGCCGGGATGTGGAATTTGGCAGTGAGCCATATCTGATTTGGATCGGCGATCATGTGAGAATTACATCCGGAGTTAAATTTGTGACACATGACGGCGGAATGTGGACATTGCGCGGTTTAGGATGGCTGGAAAACGCAGACCGTTTCGGAGAAATACGAATCGGCAGGAACACTCATATAGGATTGAACAGTATTCTCATGCCAGGGGTTCATATCGGTGAAAACTGCATCATCGGCTGCGGAGCAGTGGTGACGCATGACATTCCGTCTGGTTCTGTGGCAGTCGGGGTTCCGGCCAGGGTTATTCAGACCGTAGAAGAGTATTATGAAAAAAACAGAAACAGATGCGTGAAGACGAAGCATCTGGGGGCAGCAGAAAAGAGAAAGTATCTGGAAAAAGCGATAACAAGCCAGCGAAAAACAGAGCTCGTCAGAAAGGATGCAATATGA